From Kamptonema formosum PCC 6407, a single genomic window includes:
- a CDS encoding cytochrome P450, translating to MIMKLPPGPKTPTWLLNIQFASDPIGYMNTVTKRYGEIFTIMFGSTPVVFISNPEGLKEIFTNTKEITAPGELNQGLSLLGGTNGLLLLDGLRHKHRRKLLMPPLHGERMRSYGQRICQLTEEIISQQAIGKPFLAFPTMQVIALQVILEVVFGLNEGERYKQLRQLIPSLLSFPFSPIMSLIFSFPTLQRDFGKRSPWGYFLYLRQQFDKLLYSEINDRRQQADSSRADILSDLVLALDENGNPLTNEDVRDLLPSFLFAGRNTEASAIAWGLYWIHKNLAVRDRLLEELDSLGNFPDPARIVALPYLNAVCNEVLRINPSQVITLPRRVESPVTLMGYDLSPGTILRGCIYQTHQREDLYPQPKEFKPERFLERQFSSYEFLPFGGGARRCPAEALGLFEMKLVLATILSRYQLALADKRPEKPQPLGINFPPGKGLKMVIEGKRQRQERSPQFVAGSV from the coding sequence ATGATAATGAAACTACCTCCAGGGCCGAAAACCCCCACATGGTTACTGAACATTCAATTTGCATCTGACCCGATTGGCTATATGAATACCGTTACCAAACGCTATGGTGAAATTTTCACGATTATGTTTGGTTCTACCCCGGTAGTTTTCATTAGTAACCCAGAGGGTTTAAAGGAGATTTTTACCAACACAAAAGAAATTACTGCCCCAGGTGAATTAAACCAAGGTCTTTCCTTGCTAGGAGGAACTAATGGATTGCTTTTGCTCGACGGTTTGCGCCACAAACATCGCCGCAAACTGTTAATGCCTCCCCTGCATGGGGAACGAATGCGATCCTACGGACAGCGAATTTGTCAGCTCACAGAGGAAATAATTAGCCAACAAGCGATCGGCAAACCATTTCTAGCCTTTCCCACCATGCAAGTTATTGCTTTACAGGTAATCTTGGAAGTAGTTTTTGGTTTAAATGAAGGAGAGCGTTACAAACAACTCAGGCAGCTAATTCCCTCTCTATTGAGTTTTCCATTTTCTCCTATCATGAGCCTTATCTTCTCTTTCCCTACTCTGCAAAGAGATTTTGGTAAGCGGAGTCCCTGGGGATACTTCCTTTACCTGCGACAGCAATTTGATAAATTGCTATACAGCGAAATTAACGATCGCCGTCAACAAGCGGATTCCTCCCGCGCTGATATCCTTTCCGATTTAGTATTAGCTCTCGATGAAAATGGGAACCCTCTAACTAATGAGGATGTGCGGGATCTTTTACCCTCGTTTCTATTTGCAGGTCGCAATACTGAAGCTAGCGCGATCGCTTGGGGATTATACTGGATTCACAAAAATCTGGCGGTTCGCGATCGCCTGCTTGAAGAACTTGATAGTCTGGGTAATTTTCCAGATCCCGCCCGTATTGTTGCACTGCCTTATCTGAATGCTGTCTGTAATGAAGTCTTGCGAATTAATCCATCTCAAGTGATAACATTACCAAGAAGAGTAGAATCGCCCGTAACATTAATGGGCTACGATTTGAGTCCAGGGACAATACTTAGAGGCTGTATTTATCAAACTCATCAACGCGAGGATTTATATCCGCAACCAAAGGAATTTAAGCCAGAGCGATTTCTCGAAAGACAATTTTCTAGTTATGAATTTCTCCCCTTTGGCGGCGGTGCTCGTCGTTGTCCTGCGGAAGCTCTTGGTCTGTTTGAAATGAAGCTAGTATTAGCGACTATTCTTTCCCGCTATCAATTAGCTTTGGCAGATAAAAGACCAGAAAAACCACAACCTTTAGGTATCAATTTTCCTCCTGGTAAAGGCTTAAAGATGGTGATTGAGGGTAAACGTCAGCGCCAAGAGCGATCCCCTCAGTTTGTTGCTGGATCTGTTTAG
- a CDS encoding cytochrome P450, translating to MNLPSGPKAPIWLQYLKIATNPISYMDDLGKRYGDIFTITFGSIPVLFVSNPQGIEQIFTNTKQIPASGELNRDMALITGNQGILQLDGLRHKHRRQLMMPAFHGARLRSYGERICELTEKIISQHSSGKVFVAYPSIEDITLQISIKIVLGLSEGKRYERLRQLLPSIINLMRTPLMQAANILPFLQRNLGSWSPWGKLLQLRQELYQLLEAEVKERRQQADLSRSDILSDLMFARDEMGEMMTDEELRDLVISPLFAAQDASATAIAWALYWIHKLPTVRDRLVTELDSLGDSPDPMSIVALPYLTAVCNEALRIYPTQLFTFPRLVESPIELMGYKLSPGTLLRVNICLTHRREDLYPEPNKFKPERFLQRKFSPYEFLPFGGGTRTCIGATLALFEMKLILATMLSRYQLELGNRQPEKPKFEGLLCYPVSGVKLVVKGQRQPQKQMQQLVSNFPN from the coding sequence ATGAACCTACCTTCAGGCCCAAAAGCTCCCATCTGGTTGCAATATCTTAAAATCGCCACCAATCCTATTAGCTACATGGACGATCTCGGTAAACGCTACGGAGACATTTTTACCATCACATTCGGGTCTATTCCCGTATTATTTGTCAGCAATCCCCAAGGAATCGAGCAAATTTTTACCAATACAAAACAGATTCCCGCTTCTGGAGAGTTGAACAGAGATATGGCCCTAATCACGGGGAATCAAGGAATACTGCAACTCGATGGTTTGCGCCACAAACATCGCCGTCAGCTAATGATGCCAGCTTTTCACGGTGCGAGGTTGCGCTCTTATGGAGAGCGAATTTGCGAACTCACAGAGAAAATTATTAGTCAGCATTCGAGCGGCAAAGTCTTTGTAGCTTACCCATCGATAGAAGACATTACCTTACAAATAAGCATTAAGATTGTATTGGGTTTAAGCGAGGGAAAACGTTACGAAAGACTCAGACAACTGCTACCTTCCATCATAAATTTGATGCGGACTCCCTTAATGCAGGCTGCCAATATTCTGCCTTTTCTGCAACGAAATTTAGGTTCTTGGAGTCCTTGGGGGAAACTGCTTCAACTCCGCCAAGAACTTTACCAACTGCTGGAAGCAGAAGTGAAAGAACGCCGCCAGCAAGCAGATCTCTCTCGCAGCGATATTCTATCCGATTTGATGTTTGCTCGCGATGAAATGGGTGAGATGATGACAGATGAGGAGTTGCGGGATCTAGTAATTTCGCCCTTATTCGCGGCTCAAGATGCTTCCGCTACTGCGATCGCTTGGGCATTATACTGGATTCACAAGTTGCCGACAGTACGCGATCGATTGGTAACGGAATTAGATAGTCTTGGCGACTCGCCAGATCCAATGAGTATTGTCGCATTACCCTATCTCACTGCTGTTTGTAATGAAGCCTTGCGAATTTATCCCACCCAGTTATTCACATTTCCCAGATTGGTAGAATCACCGATTGAATTAATGGGTTATAAATTGAGTCCGGGTACGCTACTTAGAGTTAATATTTGTCTGACTCATCGGCGCGAGGACTTATACCCAGAACCTAACAAATTTAAGCCAGAGCGTTTTTTACAAAGAAAGTTTTCTCCTTATGAATTCCTGCCCTTTGGTGGCGGCACTCGTACTTGTATTGGTGCAACTTTAGCTTTATTTGAAATGAAGCTAATATTGGCAACTATGCTTTCACGTTATCAATTAGAACTAGGCAATCGCCAACCAGAAAAACCTAAGTTTGAAGGACTACTTTGTTACCCTGTAAGTGGCGTGAAACTGGTAGTCAAAGGTCAGCGTCAACCTCAAAAACAAATGCAGCAGCTAGTATCTAATTTCCCTAATTAA
- a CDS encoding VOC family protein: protein MSTQSLLVRPDNFLLEIDRVFIFVTEARSPVSMLQNLGLHCSERVVRRAEQGTISTIFFFENTYLELICIEDENAAQQDTARTGIDVLARARWPQTGASPFGIGLRSLPEMTTQIPGSRKHWAEWMYPDAFIRFSPQNIANAAEPICLAVSSDIALTSWLDRSCQKHQQLITHPLGVKKLTSVKIAVDRDRELSEAVSLLDRNGVVAIERATSPMLELTFDGGTKGEILDARPILPLRLRY from the coding sequence ATGTCAACTCAATCACTACTGGTGCGTCCCGATAATTTTTTACTGGAAATCGATCGCGTTTTTATCTTTGTTACAGAAGCGCGATCGCCAGTTTCCATGCTGCAAAACTTAGGTCTTCACTGCTCCGAGCGAGTAGTGCGGCGTGCAGAACAAGGAACAATCTCGACGATTTTCTTCTTCGAGAATACATACCTCGAACTCATCTGCATCGAAGACGAAAATGCAGCCCAACAGGATACAGCACGAACTGGGATCGACGTTTTAGCAAGGGCGCGTTGGCCGCAAACGGGGGCATCTCCCTTTGGGATTGGTTTACGCTCTTTACCTGAGATGACAACTCAGATTCCGGGATCTAGAAAACACTGGGCAGAGTGGATGTACCCAGATGCGTTTATTAGGTTTTCGCCACAGAATATTGCGAATGCGGCAGAGCCTATATGTTTGGCTGTGAGTAGCGATATTGCTCTGACAAGTTGGCTCGATCGCTCTTGTCAAAAGCATCAACAGTTAATTACTCATCCCTTGGGAGTAAAAAAGCTAACCAGTGTCAAAATCGCAGTCGATCGCGATCGAGAACTGAGTGAAGCTGTTTCTCTGCTCGATCGCAATGGCGTTGTTGCGATCGAACGCGCCACCTCGCCGATGTTGGAATTAACCTTTGACGGCGGTACTAAAGGAGAAATACTGGATGCGCGACCAATACTGCCCCTGCGACTGAGATATTGA
- a CDS encoding DUF3102 domain-containing protein: protein MGNSQKRLNLVTGFDYEILESQERIVVQQRTGEIRERLQRSAQDIWEIGQKLADVRSRLKHGQFDTWLKAEFGWSRRTAYNFINVYEAFPERANFAQINIATSALYLLAAPSTSQELRDEVLQRAKEGEPVTYKEIRQVIKEEKSQSPAVEKPQSPKPEIVALKPKALVEAENSVVEVTALDGIAELEDEICRGNAPVLTPESGGATTEGLPLQTPINIQPGWYMLEKQHLLFCGDTASPKFVERIPQAALAIAITGDDWDHDWLIERAKTVIVFPESSLKEQMLSSLLSMFSTPGEAVIFPWLPDSTMLAIAHKLERNIFAGDMSPERCRKAIAHSQLLAEPINL from the coding sequence ATGGGTAACTCACAAAAACGGCTCAACTTGGTAACAGGTTTTGACTATGAAATTTTAGAATCTCAAGAACGGATTGTTGTCCAGCAACGAACTGGGGAAATTAGAGAGCGTTTACAGCGCTCGGCCCAAGATATTTGGGAAATCGGTCAAAAGCTGGCGGATGTGCGATCGCGCCTCAAGCACGGTCAGTTCGATACCTGGTTAAAAGCTGAGTTTGGCTGGAGTCGGCGTACTGCTTATAACTTCATTAACGTTTACGAAGCCTTTCCCGAACGTGCAAACTTTGCACAGATTAATATTGCGACTTCGGCCCTCTACCTCTTAGCCGCACCATCAACTTCACAAGAACTCCGCGATGAAGTTCTGCAACGAGCAAAAGAAGGCGAACCCGTAACCTATAAGGAAATCCGCCAAGTCATCAAAGAAGAGAAGTCACAGTCTCCTGCTGTAGAAAAGCCCCAATCGCCAAAGCCAGAAATTGTGGCGCTCAAACCGAAGGCCTTGGTAGAAGCGGAGAACTCAGTTGTAGAAGTGACTGCGCTAGATGGCATTGCTGAATTGGAGGATGAAATCTGTAGGGGTAATGCCCCCGTGCTTACCCCGGAGAGTGGAGGGGCAACCACAGAGGGATTGCCCCTACAGACTCCTATTAACATTCAGCCCGGTTGGTATATGTTGGAGAAGCAACATCTACTGTTTTGTGGTGATACGGCTTCACCGAAATTTGTAGAACGGATACCGCAAGCGGCGCTGGCGATCGCAATTACTGGTGATGACTGGGATCATGATTGGCTGATCGAACGGGCAAAAACCGTAATTGTTTTTCCTGAATCCAGCCTCAAGGAGCAAATGCTCTCTAGCTTGCTGTCCATGTTTTCGACACCAGGAGAAGCTGTGATTTTCCCTTGGTTGCCGGACTCAACAATGCTAGCGATCGCCCATAAACTAGAAAGAAATATTTTTGCCGGAGATATGAGCCCAGAGAGATGCAGAAAAGCGATCGCCCATTCGCAACTCTTGGCTGAACCGATTAACCTGTAA
- a CDS encoding thioesterase II family protein, which produces MNATITANSWITYPKPNPEAKLRLFCFHYAGGGALNFRAFPGNLPSEVEVCPVELPGRGFRLLETPFTEIEPIIDTLAFTIASLNKPFAFFGHSMGALVSFELARRLRKEYNQSPVHLFMSGHRAPQIPDRDPPIHALPEPEFLRELCRYNGTPKAVLENAELMELLLPTLRADFAVVETYAYSQESPLDCPIAAFGGLEDWKVGIEDLEAWQKQTNSTFSLEMFPGDHFYLHSAQTLLLQSLSLLLNQIVVQLSPHYNSR; this is translated from the coding sequence ATGAACGCTACCATAACTGCAAACTCTTGGATTACCTACCCGAAACCTAATCCTGAAGCCAAATTGCGACTATTTTGCTTTCACTATGCGGGGGGTGGGGCTTTGAACTTCCGTGCTTTTCCAGGAAACCTACCGTCAGAGGTGGAGGTTTGTCCGGTCGAACTTCCCGGACGTGGATTTCGACTGCTGGAAACTCCCTTTACCGAGATCGAGCCTATAATTGACACTCTTGCTTTTACGATCGCCAGCCTTAACAAACCTTTCGCTTTCTTCGGTCACAGTATGGGTGCATTGGTGAGCTTTGAACTGGCGCGACGACTCCGCAAAGAGTATAACCAAAGCCCAGTTCACTTGTTTATGTCCGGTCATCGGGCTCCTCAAATTCCCGATCGCGACCCTCCCATTCATGCTCTACCAGAACCAGAATTTCTCCGAGAATTGTGCCGTTATAATGGCACTCCCAAAGCGGTGCTAGAAAACGCGGAACTGATGGAACTGCTGCTTCCTACTCTACGAGCGGATTTTGCTGTGGTTGAAACTTACGCCTACTCGCAGGAATCGCCGTTAGATTGTCCGATCGCTGCTTTTGGTGGCTTAGAAGATTGGAAAGTTGGTATTGAAGACCTAGAAGCATGGCAAAAGCAGACAAACTCTACTTTTTCGCTGGAGATGTTTCCCGGAGATCATTTTTACCTGCACTCAGCCCAAACACTTTTACTACAAAGCCTTTCACTATTACTCAATCAGATTGTTGTTCAATTGAGTCCTCACTACAACAGCCGATAA
- a CDS encoding acyl carrier protein, whose amino-acid sequence MRSQKTMDTLKAILINLGIPEESLHQDTLLRANLQLDSVETVQIAVELKRRLGVNLKLGTRQDMTLAQICNEIETAMPAEHK is encoded by the coding sequence ATGAGAAGTCAAAAGACGATGGATACACTGAAGGCAATACTGATTAATTTAGGTATTCCCGAAGAGTCCCTTCATCAAGACACTTTACTCCGGGCAAATTTACAACTTGACTCCGTTGAAACAGTACAAATTGCTGTGGAATTGAAACGAAGATTGGGGGTTAATCTGAAACTTGGAACCCGCCAAGATATGACATTAGCTCAAATCTGTAATGAGATTGAAACGGCGATGCCAGCCGAACATAAATAA
- a CDS encoding benzoate-CoA ligase family protein, whose product MSISAKLPSIFNVAAYFLESNLAQGRSEKVAFYYQDSTYTYAQLNSFVRRTARLLSDLGLARENRIAILLSDTPESVFAFWAAILLGAVPVPINTACTIDDIHYILQDSRAKILVTNQEWQEKLTPIQSHCLQNILLADGEKPFLSLLTQQTDEQLSYAETSRDEPAFWLYTSGSTGKPKGVIHNHQSMVVCAELYGKAKLGLHQDDITYSVAKMPFAYGLGNSLYMPMAVGAATILSDANNAFDIIADIERYRPTILFGIPSIYASILSVHEIAPLNTSSLRLCLSAAEQLPKTIWYKWRDTYGIEIYEGIGTTELLHIFLSNAEGECRPGSSGRPLSGYDVRVVDENGFPVPAGEIGDLQVSGESLMLGYWNRLQETRQALYGNAMRTGDKYLRDADGYFWFMGRKDDFFKVNGMWVSPFEVEDILLQHEGVLDAAVVPECDRGEQLTEIIAYVSLKPGFDKSLDLEEKIRQLARTRLPHFKAPKKIHFLETLPRTPTGKIHRKSLLKTH is encoded by the coding sequence ATGAGTATTTCCGCAAAATTACCTAGCATCTTTAACGTTGCAGCTTACTTCTTGGAAAGCAACCTAGCACAAGGACGTAGCGAGAAAGTAGCGTTTTACTATCAGGATTCGACTTATACTTATGCCCAATTAAACAGCTTTGTCCGACGTACAGCGAGATTATTATCTGATTTAGGATTGGCGCGAGAAAACCGGATAGCCATTCTTTTGTCAGACACTCCAGAATCAGTATTTGCTTTTTGGGCGGCAATTTTACTCGGTGCAGTACCAGTTCCGATCAATACGGCTTGTACGATTGATGACATCCACTATATTCTGCAAGATTCACGCGCCAAAATCTTGGTAACTAACCAAGAGTGGCAAGAAAAACTGACTCCCATCCAGTCTCATTGCTTGCAAAATATTCTCCTTGCAGACGGAGAAAAACCATTTTTATCTCTGCTTACTCAGCAGACAGACGAACAGCTATCTTACGCCGAAACATCTCGCGACGAACCTGCTTTTTGGCTTTACACTTCCGGTAGTACGGGTAAACCCAAAGGCGTAATTCACAACCACCAAAGTATGGTAGTTTGTGCAGAACTGTATGGTAAAGCTAAGCTAGGTTTGCATCAAGATGACATCACCTATTCAGTAGCTAAAATGCCTTTTGCCTACGGTTTAGGGAATAGTTTATATATGCCGATGGCAGTGGGTGCAGCGACAATCTTATCAGATGCTAATAATGCTTTTGATATCATCGCCGACATCGAACGCTACCGACCGACAATTTTATTTGGCATACCTAGCATATATGCCAGCATTCTCTCAGTACATGAAATTGCGCCTCTAAATACTTCCTCTTTAAGGTTGTGCTTATCAGCAGCCGAACAACTACCAAAAACTATTTGGTATAAGTGGCGAGACACTTACGGAATTGAGATTTATGAGGGGATTGGTACAACAGAATTGCTGCATATCTTTCTATCTAATGCAGAGGGAGAATGTCGTCCCGGTAGTTCTGGTCGTCCCCTTTCTGGTTATGATGTGCGAGTTGTTGATGAAAATGGTTTTCCGGTTCCAGCGGGAGAAATTGGCGACCTACAGGTGAGTGGAGAAAGTCTCATGCTGGGGTATTGGAATCGATTGCAGGAAACGCGACAAGCTCTTTACGGAAACGCGATGCGAACGGGGGATAAATATCTGCGCGATGCGGATGGTTATTTCTGGTTTATGGGACGTAAAGATGATTTCTTCAAAGTAAATGGGATGTGGGTGTCGCCATTTGAAGTAGAAGATATCTTGCTCCAACATGAAGGTGTTCTGGATGCGGCGGTAGTGCCAGAATGCGATCGCGGCGAACAATTAACTGAGATTATTGCTTACGTTAGCCTTAAACCAGGTTTTGATAAATCTCTCGATTTAGAAGAGAAGATTCGGCAATTAGCTAGGACTCGATTACCCCATTTTAAGGCTCCTAAAAAAATTCATTTTTTAGAAACATTACCGCGCACGCCAACCGGAAAGATTCATCGCAAATCATTGCTGAAAACCCATTAA
- a CDS encoding anthranilate synthase component I family protein — translation MYQVASNLLTYHELFVPGHRDPLILLQNLLDAGIFSNYVMYRSENEVRIAGNALAEVSVSSETVSIACMGEIKSEPIVDPLKQVELALASLPIENWTAYGYIGFDMARFYYSYSKAIEQPLLYFLVPEIELLIAPRGVHIRSIKSPTKVLEALSINSELRDYVATPPVVDFADKEEYQSQVSDLIQAIQNGDLHKAIISRSVKVKGEMDLLGTYILGAKNNNSARSYCLHVGEVSAVGFSPEILMEVSADGFVVTNPLAGTRPRSENLAEDLQLENELFTDAKEVKEHALSIWLAQSEMAEVCLPETLRIFDFMQVKQYRCVQHLSSRIGGQLKVEKTLWDALKVLFPGVTVSGIDKHKAMQWIEILEKEPRGIYAGGIGWVNSSGMADIAIAIRSAYQYGDWVYLNAGAGIVAESIPENEYVESVNKMNTMLTNLVLKAPLAVETATTQTKSACAD, via the coding sequence ATGTATCAGGTAGCAAGCAACTTATTAACTTATCATGAACTATTCGTACCGGGTCATAGAGATCCTCTGATTCTGTTGCAGAATCTATTAGATGCTGGGATTTTTTCTAACTACGTGATGTACAGAAGTGAGAACGAAGTACGTATTGCTGGGAATGCCTTAGCTGAAGTATCGGTAAGTTCTGAAACTGTTTCGATCGCCTGTATGGGTGAGATTAAGTCAGAACCGATTGTCGATCCGCTCAAGCAAGTAGAATTAGCCTTAGCATCTTTGCCAATTGAGAATTGGACTGCGTATGGTTACATTGGCTTTGATATGGCGCGTTTCTATTACTCCTACTCCAAGGCAATTGAACAACCTCTACTCTATTTTTTAGTTCCAGAAATAGAACTTTTGATCGCTCCTAGAGGAGTGCATATCAGAAGCATTAAGTCGCCAACAAAAGTTCTGGAAGCCTTATCAATAAATAGCGAATTGAGAGACTATGTAGCGACACCACCAGTTGTTGATTTTGCCGATAAAGAAGAGTATCAAAGCCAGGTTTCCGATCTGATTCAAGCCATCCAAAACGGCGATTTACATAAAGCGATTATTTCCCGTTCCGTAAAAGTGAAAGGGGAGATGGATTTACTGGGAACTTATATTTTAGGAGCAAAAAATAACAATTCAGCGCGATCTTATTGTTTGCACGTTGGCGAAGTAAGTGCTGTAGGCTTCAGTCCTGAAATTTTAATGGAAGTTAGTGCTGATGGTTTTGTCGTTACTAATCCCTTAGCGGGAACTAGACCCAGATCCGAAAATTTGGCAGAAGATTTACAATTAGAAAATGAGTTATTTACTGATGCTAAAGAAGTAAAAGAACACGCGCTTTCGATTTGGCTGGCGCAAAGTGAGATGGCTGAGGTTTGTCTCCCAGAAACGCTGCGAATTTTTGACTTCATGCAGGTGAAACAATACAGGTGCGTGCAGCATCTATCATCGCGAATTGGCGGTCAGCTAAAAGTAGAAAAAACTTTATGGGATGCTTTGAAAGTCTTATTTCCAGGTGTCACTGTATCGGGAATTGACAAACACAAAGCTATGCAATGGATCGAGATCCTAGAAAAAGAACCGCGAGGAATTTATGCTGGTGGTATTGGTTGGGTTAATAGTAGTGGGATGGCAGATATTGCGATTGCAATTCGATCCGCTTATCAATATGGCGATTGGGTTTACTTAAATGCTGGCGCAGGAATTGTGGCAGAATCTATTCCCGAAAATGAGTATGTGGAGTCTGTTAATAAGATGAATACGATGTTAACTAATTTAGTCTTGAAGGCTCCTTTGGCGGTTGAAACCGCTACTACACAAACGAAGTCCGCCTGCGCGGACTAA
- a CDS encoding 3-oxoacyl-[acyl-carrier-protein] synthase III C-terminal domain-containing protein, protein MVMINPSVGIRSLALSFPSLIRTNDYWLEKFPHLFAVTSSRRTRLFQSNEFTSNDDELAIWSQEVAPYLSDPFRGNVERRVLGAGESSLMLECRAAKDALDAAKLSTDEVELAIVASIFPEQLVPGNASYLAGELQLQCPAWNLESTCSSALIALQNARALVQMGEYRNVLVVVSHIESNSIDDEDTLSWSMGDGAGAFVVDSLNSNQGVLGSKIINTAATCGAYLHELTIDAQGKPGMRTRTGENASSFAETSVEFVRTCCEGAVAAAGVSLEQIDFFAFNTPTAWYARLCARALGIDLERTIDLYPWYANIGSVFAIANLYHAALAGKIRENDLVLVYTNGAAATAAATVMRWGDVALGKPPAPPINANREEEEKSTVNLFGVNKAVLSKEKLFAAAPREQQQILESYLIEWLTNSLQLPFDRLSPQHSLALLLDSLMAFELRSRIEADLQVRVPIERFFGDNNITQLAELVLNQLALASLTASESVFITEFKAEEEREILSI, encoded by the coding sequence ATGGTTATGATCAATCCTTCAGTCGGTATTCGATCGCTTGCACTCAGTTTTCCCAGCCTAATTCGGACAAATGATTATTGGTTGGAAAAGTTCCCTCATTTGTTTGCTGTAACTTCGTCAAGAAGAACGAGGTTATTTCAGTCTAATGAATTCACCTCTAATGATGACGAACTTGCTATCTGGTCGCAAGAAGTCGCACCATATTTATCAGACCCTTTTCGGGGTAATGTCGAGCGAAGAGTGTTGGGTGCAGGCGAGTCGTCCTTGATGCTGGAATGTCGCGCTGCTAAGGATGCGTTGGATGCAGCAAAACTTTCTACTGATGAAGTGGAATTGGCGATTGTTGCTTCTATTTTCCCAGAACAACTGGTTCCCGGTAATGCCTCTTACCTAGCAGGTGAATTGCAATTGCAATGTCCCGCTTGGAATCTGGAATCAACTTGTTCTAGTGCATTAATTGCGCTGCAAAATGCGCGTGCTTTGGTGCAAATGGGAGAGTATCGTAATGTTTTAGTTGTTGTCTCTCATATCGAATCTAACTCTATAGATGATGAAGATACTTTATCGTGGTCTATGGGAGACGGTGCTGGAGCTTTTGTGGTGGATTCGCTCAACTCTAATCAAGGAGTTTTAGGCAGTAAAATAATTAATACTGCTGCTACTTGTGGTGCGTATTTACACGAGTTAACAATCGACGCGCAAGGTAAGCCGGGAATGCGTACTCGGACGGGTGAGAATGCTAGCAGTTTCGCGGAAACAAGTGTGGAGTTTGTTCGTACTTGCTGTGAGGGGGCTGTAGCGGCGGCTGGCGTGAGTCTCGAACAAATTGACTTTTTTGCCTTCAATACTCCGACAGCGTGGTATGCGAGGCTGTGTGCTAGGGCTTTGGGTATAGATTTGGAGCGGACGATCGATCTTTATCCCTGGTATGCGAATATCGGTTCTGTATTTGCGATCGCTAATTTATACCATGCCGCTCTTGCAGGTAAAATTCGCGAAAACGACTTAGTTCTCGTTTACACCAATGGCGCGGCGGCAACGGCGGCGGCAACGGTAATGCGCTGGGGTGATGTAGCGCTAGGAAAGCCTCCTGCTCCTCCAATTAATGCTAATCGAGAAGAAGAAGAAAAGAGTACAGTCAATCTTTTTGGTGTTAACAAAGCTGTTCTATCCAAGGAAAAACTATTCGCTGCTGCACCAAGAGAACAGCAGCAAATATTGGAAAGCTATCTCATAGAATGGCTAACTAATTCTTTACAATTGCCTTTCGATCGTCTAAGTCCGCAGCATTCTCTGGCTTTACTGCTTGATTCCTTAATGGCTTTTGAACTCAGAAGTCGAATTGAGGCGGATCTACAAGTGCGAGTGCCAATAGAAAGATTCTTTGGTGATAACAACATCACTCAATTAGCCGAACTCGTACTTAATCAATTAGCTTTGGCGAGCTTAACGGCATCAGAATCGGTTTTTATTACCGAATTCAAAGCAGAGGAAGAAAGGGAAATATTAAGTATTTGA